The Pseudolabrys sp. FHR47 genome contains a region encoding:
- the scpA gene encoding methylmalonyl-CoA mutase produces the protein MTQIPNFATVAFAEPKLAANNDNAASWMTPEGIQVAPVYGEKDVAGLDFLDTYPGKAPFLRGPYPAMYAAQPWTIRQYAGFSTAEDSNAFYRRNLAAGQKGLSIAFDLATHRGYDSDHPRVAGDVGMAGVAIDSIYDMRTLFSGIPLDQMSVSMTMNGAVLPVLALYIVAAEEQGVPHNKLSGTIQNDILKEFMVRNTYIYPPGPSLRIISDIFAYTSAEMPKFNSISVSGYHMQEAGATQDLELAYTLADGLEYVRAGIKAGLTIDQFAPRVSFFWAIGMNYFMEIAKLRAARMIWAKLMKPFKPDDARSLSLRTHSQTSGWSLAAQDVFNNVARTMIEAMAATQGHTQSLHTNSLDEALALPTDFSARIARNTQILLQQESGTTRIVDPWGGSYYIEKLTADLAAKAWAHIEEVESLGGMAKAIEAGIPKLRIEEASAKTQARIDAGVQSVIGVNKYQPVEEDPIEVLKVNNAEVRQKQLDKLARLKAERDPVALKEALDALTRAATGNGNLLELAVDAARAKATVGEISDALEKVFGRHVASIKSITGVYKREVGMTPTVDKVREAVEAFEAAEGRRPRLLVAKIGQDGHDRGQKVIASAFADLGFDVDIGPLFATPDEAARQAVENDVHILGVSSLAAAHLTLVPELKKALAAQGREDIMIVVGGVVPPQDYDALMKSGCEAIFPPGTVISEAALKLLKTLHHRLGHDQQAAE, from the coding sequence ATGACCCAAATCCCGAACTTCGCCACCGTCGCTTTCGCTGAGCCCAAGCTCGCCGCGAACAATGACAACGCCGCGTCCTGGATGACGCCGGAAGGCATTCAGGTCGCGCCGGTCTATGGCGAGAAGGACGTCGCCGGCCTCGATTTCCTCGACACCTATCCCGGCAAGGCGCCGTTCCTGCGCGGGCCCTACCCGGCGATGTACGCGGCGCAGCCCTGGACCATCCGGCAATATGCCGGCTTCTCGACTGCGGAAGATTCCAACGCCTTCTACCGGCGCAACCTCGCCGCCGGCCAGAAGGGCCTGTCGATCGCTTTCGATCTCGCCACGCATCGCGGCTACGACTCCGATCACCCGCGCGTCGCCGGCGACGTCGGCATGGCCGGCGTCGCGATCGACTCGATCTACGACATGCGCACCTTGTTCTCCGGCATCCCGCTCGACCAGATGAGCGTGTCGATGACCATGAATGGCGCGGTGCTGCCGGTGCTGGCGCTCTATATCGTCGCCGCAGAAGAGCAAGGCGTGCCGCACAACAAATTGTCGGGCACGATCCAGAACGACATCCTCAAAGAATTCATGGTTCGCAACACCTATATCTACCCGCCCGGGCCGTCGTTGCGCATCATCTCCGACATCTTCGCTTACACCTCCGCCGAGATGCCGAAATTCAACTCGATCTCGGTGTCCGGCTATCACATGCAGGAAGCCGGCGCGACGCAGGACCTTGAGCTTGCCTATACGCTGGCCGACGGCCTCGAATATGTCCGCGCCGGCATCAAGGCGGGGCTGACGATCGATCAGTTCGCCCCGCGCGTGTCGTTCTTCTGGGCGATCGGCATGAACTACTTCATGGAGATCGCCAAGCTGCGCGCCGCGCGCATGATCTGGGCGAAGCTGATGAAACCGTTCAAGCCCGACGATGCGCGCTCGCTATCGCTGCGCACCCATTCGCAGACCTCGGGCTGGTCGCTGGCTGCGCAGGATGTGTTCAATAACGTCGCGCGCACCATGATCGAGGCGATGGCGGCGACGCAGGGCCACACCCAGTCGCTGCATACCAATTCGCTCGACGAGGCGCTGGCGCTGCCGACCGACTTCTCGGCGCGCATCGCCCGCAACACCCAGATCCTGCTGCAGCAGGAGAGCGGCACCACCCGCATCGTCGATCCGTGGGGCGGCTCATACTACATCGAGAAGCTGACGGCCGATCTCGCCGCCAAGGCCTGGGCTCATATCGAGGAAGTCGAGAGCCTGGGCGGCATGGCCAAGGCCATCGAGGCCGGCATTCCCAAGCTGCGCATCGAGGAGGCCTCCGCCAAGACGCAGGCCCGCATCGACGCCGGCGTGCAGTCGGTCATCGGCGTCAACAAGTACCAGCCGGTCGAGGAAGACCCAATCGAGGTGCTCAAAGTCAACAACGCCGAGGTCCGCCAAAAGCAACTCGACAAGCTCGCCCGCCTCAAGGCCGAGCGCGATCCGGTCGCGCTCAAGGAGGCGCTCGATGCGCTCACCCGCGCCGCCACCGGCAACGGCAACCTGCTGGAACTCGCCGTCGACGCCGCCCGCGCCAAGGCCACCGTCGGCGAGATTTCGGACGCGCTGGAAAAAGTCTTTGGTCGCCACGTCGCGTCGATCAAGTCGATAACCGGCGTCTACAAACGGGAGGTCGGCATGACTCCGACGGTCGATAAGGTGCGTGAAGCGGTCGAAGCCTTCGAAGCCGCGGAAGGCCGCCGGCCTCGCCTGCTGGTCGCCAAGATCGGCCAGGACGGCCACGACCGCGGCCAGAAGGTCATCGCTTCGGCCTTCGCCGATCTCGGCTTCGACGTCGACATTGGGCCGCTGTTCGCGACGCCCGATGAAGCCGCGCGGCAGGCGGTCGAGAACGATGTGCACATTCTCGGCGTGTCGTCGCTCGCCGCAGCGCATCTCACTCTGGTGCCGGAACTGAAGAAGGCGCTGGCAGCGCAAGGCCGCGAGGACATCATGATCGTAGTCGGCGGCGTCGTGCCGCCGCAGGACTACGATGCACTGATGAAGTCTGGCTGCGAGGCGATTTTCCCGCCGGGCACGGTAATCTCGGAAGCGGCGCTGAAACTCCTCAAGACATTGCATCACCGTCTCGGCCACGACCAGCAGGCGGCGGAATAA
- a CDS encoding DUF3298 and DUF4163 domain-containing protein codes for MRAPVALLAFLVFAGPAIAADEPKPVIAIDDKTIEASVVIDPALKTYPALYEKLLASGKRQYDKARAEAAAEFKSTPDLFSDGRKFFYKRTDRLRSAIGSYLSIVRSDDTYEGGAHPNHVVDTLLWDTQAARFINIKPFFKEMADGGPTLQRLAHLIRAALAIEKKARDVEVADPDKDQWLSGVKPRITDIGGIALAPSTEAGKSSGFIVYFSPYAVGAYAEGEYIVFIPYAAFQPILSATGLALFGGARPADDGKND; via the coding sequence ATGAGAGCGCCTGTCGCGCTTCTCGCATTTCTTGTCTTTGCCGGCCCCGCCATCGCGGCCGACGAGCCCAAGCCCGTCATCGCCATCGACGACAAGACCATCGAGGCCAGCGTCGTCATCGACCCTGCTTTGAAGACTTATCCGGCGCTTTATGAAAAGCTGCTCGCCAGCGGCAAACGTCAATACGACAAGGCCCGTGCCGAGGCGGCCGCAGAATTCAAATCGACGCCCGATCTGTTCAGCGACGGCCGCAAGTTCTTCTACAAGCGCACCGACAGGCTGCGCAGCGCCATCGGCTCCTATCTCAGCATCGTGCGCAGCGACGACACCTATGAGGGCGGCGCTCACCCTAACCATGTCGTCGACACGCTGCTCTGGGACACGCAAGCGGCGCGCTTTATCAACATCAAGCCATTCTTCAAGGAGATGGCGGATGGCGGTCCGACGCTCCAGCGCCTCGCGCATCTGATCCGCGCCGCGCTGGCCATCGAAAAGAAAGCACGCGATGTCGAAGTCGCCGATCCCGACAAGGATCAATGGCTGTCCGGCGTCAAGCCCAGAATCACCGACATCGGTGGCATTGCTCTCGCGCCGTCCACCGAAGCCGGCAAGAGTTCCGGCTTCATCGTTTACTTCTCGCCCTACGCCGTCGGCGCCTACGCCGAGGGCGAATATATCGTCTTCATCCCGTACGCTGCATTTCAACCGATACTTTCCGCCACGGGTCTCGCCTTGTTCGGCGGCGCTCGACCCGCTGACGACGGTAAGAACGACTGA